AGCGACAGCGGGGGCCACCAGGCGGAGGACGGCAGCAACGGCGCCTTCCCCGCCCCCGACTACGACAGCGGCGGCGGAACGGGCGAGCAGAAGGACACCGACGGCTCCGACGACACCGACGACCCGGACTCCCGCGAGTTCGCGCCCGCCCCCGACTACCTCTCCACCTTCGCCCTGGACGTCGACACCGCCTCCTACGGCTACGCCCGCCGCACCCTCGCCGAGGGCCGGCTGCCCGACCCGTCGACGGTCCGCCCCGAGGAGTTCGTCAACAGCTTCCGCCAGGACTACGACCGCCCCGACGGCAACGGCTTCACGGTCACCGTCGACGGCGCCCGCACCGACCGCGAGGACTGGTCCCTGGTCCGCGTGGGCCTGGCCACCCGCCCCGCCGCCGACGCCGGGGAACGCCCGCCCGCCGCCCTCACCTTCGTCATCGACATCTCCGGCTCCATGGCCGAACCGGGCCGCCTCGACCTCGCCAAGGACTCCCTCGGCGTCATGACGAACCGACTCCGCGACGACGACTCGGTCGCCATCGTCACCTTCAGCGACGAGGCCGAGACGGTCCTGCCGATGACCCGCCTCGACGGCAACCGCGACGACATCCACGACGCGATCGACAGCCTGGAGCCCACCGACTCCACCAACCTGGGAGCGGGCATGGAGACGGGCTACGAAACGGCCGAGGAGGGTCTTCGAGAGGGCGCCACGAACCGCGTCGTACTCGTCTCCGACGCCCTGGCCAACACCGGCGACACCGACGCGGACACCATCCTCGAACGCATCGCCTCCGAACGCCGCGAACACGGCATCACCCTCTTCGGCGTCGGGGTCGGCAGCGACTACGGCGACGCCCTCATGGAACGCCTGGCCGACAAGGGCGACGGCCACACGGTCTACGTCTCCGACGAGGACGACGCCCGGAAGGTCTTCTGCGACGACCTCCCCCGCAACATCGACCTGACCGCCCGCGACGCCAAGGCCCAGGTCGCGTTCGACCAGGCCACCGTCTCCGACTTCCGCCTCATCGGCTACGACAACCGCCAGGTCGCCGACGAGGACTTCCGTGACGACAGCGTCGACGGCGGCGAGATCGGCCCCGGCCACACGGTCACCGCCCTCTACGCCGTCCACACCAGGCCCGGCACCTCAGGCCACCTCGCCACGGCGAGCGTCCGCTGGCTCGACCCGAAGACCCGCGCCCCGCACGAGGAGTCGGGCCGCCTGGAGACCGGCGCCCTGCACGACTCCCTGGGCGACGCCTCCCCGAGGTTCCAGGTGACCGCGACCGCCGCCTATTTCGCCGACGTCCTGCGCGACGGCGACGACCCCCGCAGCTCCCTGCCCGGTGCCCCGTCCCTCCGCGAACTCAAGGAGACCGCCGAGGACCTGGCGAAGAAGACGGAGGACGGCGCGGTGCGCCGGCTCGCCGAGACCATCGGCCGGGCGGACCGGGCGATGGACTGAGGCACGCGCCGGCGGTTCAGCCCGCGCAGACCGAGGGCAGCGCCCGCACGAGCCCCTCCTCGTGCAGCGCGTCCAGCTCATGGCCGTACGCGGACCGGACGGCGGCGACCCCCAGCCGAGGCTCGCACGACGGCGACGTCCGCAGCCGCCGGGTGTCCTTCAGGGCGTCCAGCACCTGCGTGGTGATGCGGTCGAGCACCGGGCGCACCTCCTTGACCAGGTCCGGTCGCTCGGTGGGCCGCTCCTCGGGATGCGCGTCCCAGCGCGCGTACAGCCCGCGCTGCACCAGCTTGTTCGCCTCGATCTGGTCCCGGAAGACGGCCCGCACCGCCTCCGGGTCCAGCCCGAGCCCGGTCGCCCGCGCGCCGACGTCGTCCAGGATCTGCTGCTCGCGCACCGGGTCGTCGATCGGCTTGTCCGTGCCGTACTTGGCGGCGGCCACCTTGTCGGCGACCAGCAGCCGCTCGGCGAACAGGTCGGTCAGCGGGGTGAGTCCGGGGGCGACGGCGGCCGCGCGAACCGGAGGCGAGGTGTGGGCGGCGGCCGGTGCGGCGCCGGCGAGGGACACGGCCGCGACGGCGCAGACGGCGACCAGGGCGGACCGGAGACGTCGGGAGTGCATCGGGGACTGCACAGGGGTTCCTTCCGTGGGGGGCGTACAGCAATGTACAGATGCCCACTCCTTTGCGACGTCCCGACCCATTGACCTTCCGTTACGCACGAGGAAGTTGACCTCTCGGTAGGTTTGACCGGGCACCGGGAGCCGTCATGGGCGTACGCAAGGACGTCAACCGCCTGCTAAGTCAGCGGGCTTGCGCAACGGGCATCACTGGCGGTGATGCTGCGTTCGCGTCCAACCCCGCCCGGGCGTGTGCCCTCCGGTGGGGCAGGGGCCGTTGACTCGGCCCCGCGTCGCCACAACTCCCACGCGCGGGCGCGGATGTTGCGGGAGCCGTTCCGGTCCGCGTGCGCAACGACGCCGCAGGACCGGCACGCGAACCAGGCCTGGGAGACCCGGTTCGCCTTGTCGATGTGGCCGCACTCGGCGCAGGTGCGGGAGGTGTACGCCGGATCGACGTACACCAACGGCACTCCCGCTCGGCGGGCTTTGTACGCGATGAACTGCCCCAGCTGGGCGAACGACCAGCTGGAGTGGGTGGCCCGTTGGGGCTTGCGAAGCCGTACCCGCTCGCGGATCCCTGTGAGGTTTTCCAGGGCGATTCCGCGACCGGTGCGTTCTGCCTCGGCCACCACATGTTTCGCGATCTTGTGGTTGATGTCCTTCGCCCGCCGTGCCTCCTTGCGTCGTCGCTTCTTCAGACGCCGTTTGGCGGACGGAGTGTTCCTCTTCTGCAGCGCGATGCCCAGGTCGACTCCAAGGAAGTCCACCGGCTCAGTGCTCGGCGGCACTTCGGGAACCTCACAGGTGGCCAGCAGAAACCACATGCCGTCCCGGCACACGAGATCGGACTCGCCCTTGCGATACAGCGCCAGTGTGGCCAATTGCTCTGGGCCGGCGGTGAACGCCACGTCCTTCACCCGGCCGTACACGGTCCAGATCGACACCCGGCGCTCCGTGATCTGCCAGGACAGCATCCGGTCGTCGTACGGCTGTGCGCTCTCAGGTCGGAAAGCGACAGGCTTCTCGTTGGCCTTCCGGTACCGCTTGGAGCCGGGCATGCCCAGGTTCCCGGCCCTCAGATTCGCCTTGAGAGTGGCGTACGCGTCACACGTCTTCTTGATCACATGCTGGGCCGCCTGCGCCCCCAGCCCCCAACGCGCCTTCGCTTCGTCGTAGGTGAGCCTGCGAAGCGCGAAGTTATTCTTCACATCCTTTTCGAAGGCGATCTGGCTGGCCCACGTCGCCGCCTCATTGCAGGCGCGCAGGGTCGCCTGAAGCGCCGTCGCCTGAACGGGTTTCAACAGCAGCTTTACCTGCACAACCAGCTTCACACCCGCGATGCTACCCGGCCTTTCATATCTCCATATTCGAACATGGAAAACCCGAGTCTTCGCGTTTAGCTGCCCCGGCGCCGCCGTCCGCATCGCCGACGACGGCGAGGTGCTCATCAAGGGCGGCATCGTCTTCGGCTCGTACTGGAACAACCCGGCCGCCACCGACGCCGTCCTGCGGGACGACTGGTTCGCCACCGGCGACCTCGGCTCCCTCGACGAGGACGGCTACCTCACCATCACCGGCCGCAAGAAGGACATCCTCGTCACCTCCGGCGGCAAGAACGTCTCCCCGGCCGTCCTGGAGGACCGCCTGCGCAGCCGCCCGCCCGTCGGCCAGTGCGTCGTCGTCGGCGACAACCGCCCCTTCGTCGCCGCCCTGATCACCCTCGACCCGGACGCGGTGACCCACTGGCTCGCCGTACGCAAGATGCCCACCGACACCCCGCTCGCCGAGGTGATCCAGGACCCCCGGATGCGCGCCGACGTCCAGAAGGCCGTCGACTACGCCAACGAGGCCGTCTCCCGGGCCGAGTCGATCCGCGCGTTCACCCTGGTCGAGGGCGAGTTCACCGAGGACAACGGCATGCTCACCCCGTCCCTGAAGGTCAAACGGCACGCGGTGACGGCGGCGTACGCGCGGGAGATCGAGGAGCTGTACGGCAACTGAGGGCCCCTCAGCGGCACACACCCCCGGCGCTCGCCGGGTCACTCGTGCGGGCGATCCCTGCCAAGCCACCGTACTCAATCGGTGGAATAAGCGTATATATGCCCATGAGTCATCAATGAGGGAGGAGCCGCCCGAGGGAGGATGCATGGCCCCTGACCACCGCCGGTCCGTCGTCAGGCGGCTGGCGTCCATCACCGCCGCGATGGCCGTGTCGGCGGTTCTCGTTCCGGGCCCCGCCTTCCCCGCCGGGGCCGCATCCCACCCCGACCCGCCGCGCCCCGCGCCGGACGCCGGGCACTCGCCTGAGGAAAGGATCGCGCGCCTGCCCGCGTTCGGCGCGTACCTCCACTACGGGCCCGCCGGACTGGAGCGCATGAAGGAGCTCGGCCGCTGGCTGGGCGGCCACGAACCGCGCGTGGGGCACACGTATCTGCCGGGGGACCTGTGGCGCAACATCGAGGGCGGACACGGCTTCCTCGACAGCTGGGCCGAGTGGCGGCAGGACAAGGCCGACCGGATGCTCGTGCTCAACGTCCCGATGATGGAACGCAACGAGGAGAACGTCCCCGACGCGGAGGTCAGGCACCTGCTGCGGCGCGCCGCGGACGGCGAGTTCGACGACCACTTCGAGGTGCTCGCCGAGCGGCTGGTCGATCTCGGTGTGCAGGACACGGTCATCGTGCTCGGCTGGGAGATGAACGGCGTCACCTACACCCATCGCTGCGCCCCCGACCCGGAGAGCTGGAAGGAGTACTGGAGGCGCATCGTCACCGTCATGCGCTCGGTCCCCGGACAGGACTTCAGGTTCGACTTCGCCCCGAGCCGGGGCAGGGACGCCATTCCCTGGACCCAGTGCTATCCCGGCGACGACTTCGTCGACATCGTCGGCATGGACGCCTACGACCAGCCACGCGGACTCAGCTTCGACGAGCAGGTGTCCGAGCCCTACGGCCTGCAGCACCACGTGGACTTCGCGCGGGCGCACGACAAGCCGATCTCGTATCCCGAATGGGGCCTGTTCCGCAACGGCGACAACATCAGGTGGATGCTGCGCATGCTCGCGTGGATGGACGAGCACAAACCGCTGTACAACACGATCACCGACTACTGCCCGCACGGCGTCTGGCTGTGCTCCGACAATCCCCGCGCCTCCGCCCTGTACCGCCTGCTGCTGTCCAGCCCCTTCGTCCCGGAGCCGGAACCACACCCGGAACCGGGGCCGCGACCGCGGCCGGAACCGGAACCGGAACCGTCGGCCCCCGTCCCGACCGCGCCCACGACGCCCACACCGATGCCCTCCAAGCTGCCCTACTGCACGCCGCTGGACCTCGCGCAGTGGTCCGGGCAGCAGATCGGCGGCAGACCCACCGCCTGCCTGCAGGGGGCGGAGCGCTAACGGCGACCGGGCGGACCGGCGTTCGGGCGCAGGACCTGCTTGGCCCGGTGCCGCGCGGCCGCCTCGCCGGCCGCGGCCGCCAGCAGCGGGACGGTGCGGCGCCGGGCCAGCAGAAAACGCTGGTTGGGGACCGTCTCGGGGTGCCAGCGGTACTTGTACGGTTCGTCGCCGCGCAACAGGCTCAGCACCCGGGGCCCGCCGCCGGACGCGAGGCGCTCGGTGGACGCGTGCAGCAGCATCGCCGTCACGTCCACCTTCCGCTCCTCCCGCAACCGCGGGTGAAAGCCGTACAGGTACGTGCCCGCCAGCCGTCCTGACACCACGTTCAGATTGACCGCCACCACCTCCCCGTCGAGCCGGAACTGCGTCACCGCCGCCTCGCCGGACCGGGCCATGGGGACCACCGAGCGGACCAGGTGCTCCAGGAACCGCGGCCGGGCGTGCTCCGGCGACATCCCCCGGCCCTGCCACTGCAGTCGGTGCAGTGCGAGGAGCCGGCGCAGCGCGTCCCCGGCGTCGTCGGGGCTCACGTCGTGCCACTCGACGCCGAGCCGGGCGAGCCGGTTCACCTTGTTGCGGACCCGCTGGGCGTGCCGCGACGACAGCCGCTCGACCAACTCGCCCATGGGGACGGCCGGCAACTCCAGGCACACGGAGTCGCGCACCCGGTGACGCGGGCCGCGCCAGCACAGGTAGACCCGCTCCATCGCACCGCCCGGCCGCACCTCACGGAAGTCGATCAGGGCGGTGCGCGCCATGTCGGCCAGGGCGTCCGCCAGCGCCCCGGCGCCCTGAGGGGCCGCCGCCGCGTCGATGAGCACATCGCAGAAGTCGGTGATGGCACCGCCGATCGGCACCAGCGCCGGCAGCGGGCGACGCACCCGCATCAGCGGGGCCACCGCCACCAGTTCACCGCCCCTGCGCACCAGGACGAGCCGCAGCCTGCCGGGGCTGCCGTACGACAGCCACCACGAGTGCAGCCAGGCATGGCTCTGGAACGGCGTCGCCGACGGGCACGCCCGGTACAGGCGGTCCCACTCCCCGGCCAGCTCCGCGAAGGCGCGCTCCTCGGTGCACACCTCCACCGACAGCGCACGGCCGGAGGCGGTCATCCAAGCGTCCCGCGGGCTTCGGCGGCGTTGGCCGGGCCGGGTACGGAGGCCACGCACCGGTCGTCGTCCTCGGCGGGCCGCCGCGGCCGGGCCAGCAGCGCGAGGCCGCCCAGCAGACCTCCGGCGCTCGCGCCGACGAGCGAGGTCAGCGCCGGTGACGCGGACGACGGCTCGGTGGGCTTCAGGGCACGGGCGAGGCGCTCCAGCTTGATGCCGGTGTCGGCCTTGGTGTGGTCCGCCTGCGTCACCAGCGCGCGGGACACGGCGTTGGCCATGTCGACGGCCTGGGCGGGCTTCGACGAGGTCGCCGAGACCGCGACCATCGGCGCGTCCGGCGACGTCGCGACCTGCACGCTCTCGCGCAGCGTCGCGACCGGAACGCCCGCCCACATCTGGGCGTCCCCGAGCACCGCGAGCTGGGGGGCCACCCGGCCGTACGCCTGTGCGAAGCCGAGCGCATCGGTGCAGTCGGCCTCGGTCTCGCCGGTCGCCACCGCGACGACGGAGCTGGTCGCCGTGTACTGCGGCGGCCTCAGCTGGCCGTACGCGCCGCCGGCCACGGCACCGAGCAGCGCGCCGGCGGGCAGCAGCCACCACGAGGGCCGCCGCTTCACAGAGGTGCCCGTACGGTCGGACAGCGGGGCACGCTGATCGGGGTTGTCGGTCATCAGGAACTCACTTCCAGGGTCGAGCCGGACAGAGCGGCCGTGTACAGATCCATCAGCTGCCGGGCGGTGCACGCGATGTCGTAGCGGCGTACGACGTCCGGGGCGGTCCGCTCGCCCGGCCCTGCCGCTCGCAGCCGCAGCAGTTCACGTACGTACGCTTCGGTGCCGCCCGTGACGCGCCGGGCACCGGGTGCCGCGTCCGGCGGCAGGTCCTCGACGGCGGGGCAGCTCGCGTACAGCACGGGGAGCCCGGCCGCCAGGGCCTCCACCACGGCCAGGCCGAAGCACTCCTCCGGCGACGGCGAGGCGAGCACGTCCATCGCGGACAGCAGGGCGACCAGGTCGGGTGCGTCGTCACCGGGGTCGGGCAGATACGGCCGCTCGCCGGTCAGCACCAAGCGGTCCGCGACCCCCAGCCCCAGGGCGATGCGCCGCAGCGGCCACTGAGCGGGGCCGTCGCCGACCAGCAACAGCCTCACATCACCCGGGAGTTGGGTGAGAGCCCGGACGAGTACGTCGAAGTGCTTGCCGGGGGCGAGGCGCCCCACACCCCCGACGACGTACGCGTCGTCCGGCAGCCCGTAGAACGCCCGTGCCTCCCTGCGGCGCGCCTCGTCGAAGCGGAACCGGGGCGCGTCGATGCCGTTCGGGATGACCCGGATGCGCGGTCCGGGCACACCCCAGTGCCGCAGCCGCTGCGCCACCGTCGGCGAGACGGCGACCGTGGCGCGGCCGAGGCGCTCGCCGGCCAGGTACAGCGCGCGGACGCCCCCGGTCAGCGGCCGGCCCTCCAGCCGGGTGGCGCCGATGGAGTGCTCGGTGGCCACGACGGTCCGGACTCCCGCGAGCCGCGCCGCGATCCGGCCGTAGAGGCAGGCCCGGTACAGGTGGGTGTGGACGAGGTCGTAGCCGCCGGCGCGGATCAGCCGGGCCAGGCGCGGCAGTGCGCGCAGGTCGCGGTTGCCGTCCATCCCGAGGTGGGTGACGTGGACGCCGTCGGCGGCCAGGCCCGCGGCGACCGGGCCGGGGTTGGTCAGCGCCACCACGTCGCACTGCGCGGGGAGATGCCGCAGCAGGAGCCGCAGTTGCTGTTCCGCCCCGCCCACGCCGAGGCCGGTGATGATGTGCAGGGCCCTCACACGGCCTCCAGGGCACGGCCGTAGAACCGGGCCAGGCGCCGCTTCAGCTCCAGCCGCACCGAGGTGTCCGCCTCCCCGAGGTGGATGCGGGGCAGCGCGAAGTCGCCGGAGCCGGCCGGGCCGGGGTCGATCGCGCAGGCGTAGCGGTAACCGGCCCGGCGTACGGCGTCGGCGGCACGCTCGTCGAGACGGCCGTACGGGTAGCAGAACCCCTCGATGTCCTCGCCGACGATCCCGGCGAGCCGGTTCCGGCTGTCGTTGACCTCGCTGTGCAGCACCTGGTCGGTGGCCTCGGTCAGATCGACGTGGGTCAGGCCGTGCGAGGCGATCTCCATGCCCGCGGCCACGGCTCGGCGGATGCCGTCGGCGTCGAGCAGCGGCTTGCGCGGGCCGGTCGGCTCCCACGCGTTCGCGCCGCCGAGCCGCCCGGGCAGCACGAACACGGTCGCCGTGAAACCCCGGCGGCGCAGCACGGGCAGGGCGGCGGTGACGAAGTCGGTGTACCCGTCGTCGAAGGTGAGCCCCACCAGCCCGCCCTCGGCGCCACGGGCGCGCGCCGCGAGCAGCTCACGGACGCTCACCCCGCGCAGGCCGCGGCGGGCCATCCAGGTGAGCTGCCGCTCCAGGCGCGCGGGCGTGACGGTGACGTTGTACGGGTCGTCCCGGCAGTCCGAGACGGAGTGGTACATGGCCACCCAGGCGGCGGGGCGCCGCTTTCGGCGTCCTTCCGCGATCGGTGGGGGAGCGGGCTCGTCCGCGCGTGGCGCGGCGGAGATGTCAGTGACCATGGCGGGGCTTTCGTGTGACGGAGCGACGGAACGAATGCGCGACGGAACGTGCGACGGAAAGGAGCAGGGACCGGGCGTCGGCCGTGTCGAGGATCCAGGTCAGCAGCAGGAAGACGGCGGTCACGCAGGTGCCGCAGACGGCGACGGCCGCCACGGGCGAGGCGAACATCCCCGCGCAGACCAGCCCGGCTCCGGTGGCGCACACGGCCGCGTACACCGGTCCGGCCAGTCCGGCGACGACCCGGCGCACGCGCACGGGCACGGTGCGCGGGCCCAGGCCGTGCAGCAGGAGCAGCGCGGTGAGGGTGATGCCGGCCGCGTTGGCCCCGGCGATGCCGCGCGCCCCCCAGGGACCCACGGCCCAGACACTGAGGACGACGGTGGCGAGCGTGCCCGCGCCCATCGCGCCCAGCGGGTACCAGGTGGTACGGCCGGTCG
Above is a window of Streptomyces sp. DT2A-34 DNA encoding:
- a CDS encoding VWA domain-containing protein; its protein translation is MERYRIRRLRAALLALTAAGGLLLTGCGAGEGSDSGGHQAEDGSNGAFPAPDYDSGGGTGEQKDTDGSDDTDDPDSREFAPAPDYLSTFALDVDTASYGYARRTLAEGRLPDPSTVRPEEFVNSFRQDYDRPDGNGFTVTVDGARTDREDWSLVRVGLATRPAADAGERPPAALTFVIDISGSMAEPGRLDLAKDSLGVMTNRLRDDDSVAIVTFSDEAETVLPMTRLDGNRDDIHDAIDSLEPTDSTNLGAGMETGYETAEEGLREGATNRVVLVSDALANTGDTDADTILERIASERREHGITLFGVGVGSDYGDALMERLADKGDGHTVYVSDEDDARKVFCDDLPRNIDLTARDAKAQVAFDQATVSDFRLIGYDNRQVADEDFRDDSVDGGEIGPGHTVTALYAVHTRPGTSGHLATASVRWLDPKTRAPHEESGRLETGALHDSLGDASPRFQVTATAAYFADVLRDGDDPRSSLPGAPSLRELKETAEDLAKKTEDGAVRRLAETIGRADRAMD
- a CDS encoding chorismate mutase, which gives rise to MHSRRLRSALVAVCAVAAVSLAGAAPAAAHTSPPVRAAAVAPGLTPLTDLFAERLLVADKVAAAKYGTDKPIDDPVREQQILDDVGARATGLGLDPEAVRAVFRDQIEANKLVQRGLYARWDAHPEERPTERPDLVKEVRPVLDRITTQVLDALKDTRRLRTSPSCEPRLGVAAVRSAYGHELDALHEEGLVRALPSVCAG
- a CDS encoding transposase → MKLVVQVKLLLKPVQATALQATLRACNEAATWASQIAFEKDVKNNFALRRLTYDEAKARWGLGAQAAQHVIKKTCDAYATLKANLRAGNLGMPGSKRYRKANEKPVAFRPESAQPYDDRMLSWQITERRVSIWTVYGRVKDVAFTAGPEQLATLALYRKGESDLVCRDGMWFLLATCEVPEVPPSTEPVDFLGVDLGIALQKRNTPSAKRRLKKRRRKEARRAKDINHKIAKHVVAEAERTGRGIALENLTGIRERVRLRKPQRATHSSWSFAQLGQFIAYKARRAGVPLVYVDPAYTSRTCAECGHIDKANRVSQAWFACRSCGVVAHADRNGSRNIRARAWELWRRGAESTAPAPPEGTRPGGVGRERSITASDARCASPLT
- a CDS encoding glycoside hydrolase family 26 protein, producing the protein MAPDHRRSVVRRLASITAAMAVSAVLVPGPAFPAGAASHPDPPRPAPDAGHSPEERIARLPAFGAYLHYGPAGLERMKELGRWLGGHEPRVGHTYLPGDLWRNIEGGHGFLDSWAEWRQDKADRMLVLNVPMMERNEENVPDAEVRHLLRRAADGEFDDHFEVLAERLVDLGVQDTVIVLGWEMNGVTYTHRCAPDPESWKEYWRRIVTVMRSVPGQDFRFDFAPSRGRDAIPWTQCYPGDDFVDIVGMDAYDQPRGLSFDEQVSEPYGLQHHVDFARAHDKPISYPEWGLFRNGDNIRWMLRMLAWMDEHKPLYNTITDYCPHGVWLCSDNPRASALYRLLLSSPFVPEPEPHPEPGPRPRPEPEPEPSAPVPTAPTTPTPMPSKLPYCTPLDLAQWSGQQIGGRPTACLQGAER
- a CDS encoding GNAT family N-acetyltransferase; the protein is MTASGRALSVEVCTEERAFAELAGEWDRLYRACPSATPFQSHAWLHSWWLSYGSPGRLRLVLVRRGGELVAVAPLMRVRRPLPALVPIGGAITDFCDVLIDAAAAPQGAGALADALADMARTALIDFREVRPGGAMERVYLCWRGPRHRVRDSVCLELPAVPMGELVERLSSRHAQRVRNKVNRLARLGVEWHDVSPDDAGDALRRLLALHRLQWQGRGMSPEHARPRFLEHLVRSVVPMARSGEAAVTQFRLDGEVVAVNLNVVSGRLAGTYLYGFHPRLREERKVDVTAMLLHASTERLASGGGPRVLSLLRGDEPYKYRWHPETVPNQRFLLARRRTVPLLAAAAGEAAARHRAKQVLRPNAGPPGRR
- a CDS encoding lipopolysaccharide biosynthesis protein, with product MTDNPDQRAPLSDRTGTSVKRRPSWWLLPAGALLGAVAGGAYGQLRPPQYTATSSVVAVATGETEADCTDALGFAQAYGRVAPQLAVLGDAQMWAGVPVATLRESVQVATSPDAPMVAVSATSSKPAQAVDMANAVSRALVTQADHTKADTGIKLERLARALKPTEPSSASPALTSLVGASAGGLLGGLALLARPRRPAEDDDRCVASVPGPANAAEARGTLG
- a CDS encoding glycosyltransferase is translated as MRALHIITGLGVGGAEQQLRLLLRHLPAQCDVVALTNPGPVAAGLAADGVHVTHLGMDGNRDLRALPRLARLIRAGGYDLVHTHLYRACLYGRIAARLAGVRTVVATEHSIGATRLEGRPLTGGVRALYLAGERLGRATVAVSPTVAQRLRHWGVPGPRIRVIPNGIDAPRFRFDEARRREARAFYGLPDDAYVVGGVGRLAPGKHFDVLVRALTQLPGDVRLLLVGDGPAQWPLRRIALGLGVADRLVLTGERPYLPDPGDDAPDLVALLSAMDVLASPSPEECFGLAVVEALAAGLPVLYASCPAVEDLPPDAAPGARRVTGGTEAYVRELLRLRAAGPGERTAPDVVRRYDIACTARQLMDLYTAALSGSTLEVSS
- a CDS encoding polysaccharide deacetylase family protein, translated to MYHSVSDCRDDPYNVTVTPARLERQLTWMARRGLRGVSVRELLAARARGAEGGLVGLTFDDGYTDFVTAALPVLRRRGFTATVFVLPGRLGGANAWEPTGPRKPLLDADGIRRAVAAGMEIASHGLTHVDLTEATDQVLHSEVNDSRNRLAGIVGEDIEGFCYPYGRLDERAADAVRRAGYRYACAIDPGPAGSGDFALPRIHLGEADTSVRLELKRRLARFYGRALEAV